A genomic window from Equus asinus isolate D_3611 breed Donkey chromosome 25, EquAss-T2T_v2, whole genome shotgun sequence includes:
- the TCHHL1 gene encoding trichohyalin-like protein 1 gives MSLKPRLNLSCPKKEIEIRQADRREGGEPGFVGVGPGGCLLPNCAIRESIKGFSACCQLTARCCTVHLLSLGNKSPEFLKMPRLLRDVLCVTETFHKYAREDGDEATLTCRELRRLIQGEFGDILQPRAIHAVQRNLNLLDIDSDGTISFDEFVLAIFNLLKFCYLDIQSLLNSEPRQVSKPEEKPDSMDLQATSETGQWTEETPPTQDKVLFPSGIASSAQLSLNERGAVGHNRIDPQGDTQTHKLPIEEFGHSDPENQHLEGVEQSQEVAQDVPATGDSGAQLETNKPMVGSELISSPTKGEGQDKEIPREGDKPAREQSGTKTREQFGEHKGKLGTQSSPPKETTQRPSEDQEAAAEKGVKEHSKAQELPLEGKDEPSSEHADLPEQAAAWEPFQTQKSTDPEDDSRTAETQEPGKDADRTPPETKNALEPEDDGRTPETQEPPSQEKEYEKKDLPVQGDSRNVSETPNVRAEWKEGRGSEAHGSAGQKESERKSQLPVLEDQKQDGKYQELQASSKARDAEEVSKTRELSSEGVDQNHPEIEGAITPGEEARHAEEGTTESLVSSKNAPAAEGTPGVRERTQELASLENHSGEENKGVTKTHDKLIEEDDGYHREGPEPTVTQNDEGSSKTPNSLTPEDGDNSSETSDLPVQGNSQSQVDPLRESMQESHNDNPDNQKRVAPGEKNRAQEAVVLAVRGEDDQLTKEGEQPAREEHKSQGSGTKSPGPTVEPSGHPEAQESTAGHENRKSLETQIPGALDADFTDQLSITQLPTKEDSRKEQKFQGPSTKEEEGGVPGTHEASVKSPDEDNSASPKTHLEETATLEEDDESPQELAGEGNDQPNPAKKGHDSSVPQSGLEERTQRDQEPCSVERGAVYSSPLYEYLQEKITQQTDITQEEHQNQTQTARALSQGIELCHDQSSASLTSDSQASQQYTREFLPDEDPTDVQQTSAPQALEDKQGHPQREEPGSQRGESTTKQ, from the exons ATGAGTTTGAAGCCAAGACTTAACCTAAGCTGcccaaagaaggaaatagaaataaggCAAGCagacaggagagagggaggggagcctGGGTTTGTAGGCGTTGGACCCGGAGGGTGTCTCCTTCCTAACTGTGCAATTAGGGAGTCGATAAAAGGTTTCAGCGCCTGCTGTCAGCTCACGGCCCGCTGCTGCACAGTCCACTTGCTCTCACTCGGGAACAAG TCTCCTGAGTTCCTAAAGATGCCTCGACTCCTGAGAGATGTCCTCTGCGTAACTGAGACATTCCACAAGTACGCAAGGGAGGATGGTGACGAGGCAACACTGACCTGCAGAGAGCTAAGACGGCTCATCCAGGGCGAGTTTGGGGACATTCTTCAG CCACGTGCCATTCATGCTGTGCAGAGAAATTTGAATCTTCTGGATATTGACAGTGATGGCACCATCAGTTTTGATGAATTTGTTCTTGCAATCTTCAACTTGTTGAAATTCTGTTATCTTGATATACAATCATTACTAAATTCAGAACCAAGACAAGTGTCTAAACCAGAGGAAAAGCCAGATAGTATGGATCTTCAGGCAACCAGTGAAACTGGCCAGTGGACAGAGGAAACTCCACCAACTCAAGACAAAGTGCTGTTTCCTTCAGGAATAGCATCATCAGCTCAGCTCAGCCTTAACGAAAGGGGAGCAGTTGGACATAACAGGATAGACCCACAGGGAGACACTCAGACTCACAAACTGCCTATAGAAGAATTTGGGCACAGTGATCCTGAGAACCAACATCTGGAAGGAGTTGAACAGAGCCAGGAAGTGGCCCAAGATGTACCAGCAACAGGAGACAGTGGGGCCCAACTTGAGACAAATAAGCCAATGGTAGGATCAGAACTGATCAGCAGTCCCACAAAGGGGGAGGGACAGGATAAGGAGATTCCAAGGGAGGGAGATAAACCAGCCAGGGAGCAAAGTGGCACTAAGACAAGAGAGCAATTTGGAGAACATAAAGGGAAGTTGGGGACCCAAAGTTCTCCACCAAAAGAGACAACACAGAGGCCATCTGAAGATCAGGAAGCTGCAGCAGAAAAGGGTGTTAAGGAACACTCTAAAGCACAAGAACTTCCACTAGAAGGAAAAGATGAGCCCAGTTCAGAGCATGCTGACCTGCCAGAACAAGCTGCTGCCTGGGAACCATTTCAGACACAGAAATCAACTGATCCTGAGGATGATAGTAGAACAGCTGAGACTCAAGAACCAGGAAAGGATGCTGACAGGACACCACCTGAGACAAAGAATGCACTTGAACCTGAGGATGATGGTAGAACACCTGAGACCCAGGAACCACCATCACaggaaaaagaatatgaaaaaaaggaCCTGCCAGTCCAGGGTGATAGCAGAAATGTTTCAGAAACACCCAATGTTAGAGCTGAATGGAAAGAGGGGAGAGGTTCTGAGGCCCATGGGTCAGCAGGGcagaaagaaagtgagagaaaatcTCAGTTACCAGTCCTGGAAGACCAAAAACAGGATGGGAAGTATCAGGAACTCCAGGCATCATCGAAAGCAAGGGATGCTGAAGAAGTTTCTAAGACACGAGAGTTAAGCTCAGAAGGAGTAGATCAGAATCATCCTGAAATTGAAGGAGCAATCACCCCAGGAGAAGAGGCAAGACATGCTGAGGAAGGCACAACAGAATCACTTGTAAGCAGCAAAAATGCCCCTGCAGCAGAAGGGACACCAGGAGTGAGAGAAAGAACACAGGAGTTGGCATCACTTGAGAACCATTCTGGAGAAGAAAATAAGGGGGTCACCAAGACTCATGACAAGCTCATTGAAGAGGATGATGGTTACCATAGGGAGGGTCCTGAACCAACAGTCACACAGAATGATGAGGGGTCTTCCAAAACCCCCAACAGCCTGACTCCAGAGGATGGTGACAACAGCTCAGAGACAAGTGACCTACCTGTGCAAGGGAATTCGCAGAGTCAAGTAGACCCACTCAGAGAGTCCATGCAAGAAAGTCACAATGATAACCCAGATAACCAGAAACGGGTAGCACCAGGTGAGAAAAACAGAGCTCAGGAGGCAGTGGTGCTGGCAGTGAGAGGAGAGGATGACCAGCTCACCAAGGAAGGGGAACAGCCTGCCAGAGAAGAGCACAAGAGTCAGGGCTCAGGGACCAAAAGCCCAGGCCCCACTGTGGAGCCCAGTGGACACCCAGAGGCACAGGAGTCCACAGCAGGACATGAAAACAGGAAGTCCCTGGAGACACAGATCCCAGGTGCCCTGGATGCAGACTTCACTGACCAGCTTTCCATAACACAGCTCCCTACAAAGGAAGACAGTAGAAAAGAGCAAAAGTTCCAGGGCCCAAGTACCAAAGAAGAGGAAGGTGGAGTACCAGGGACTCATGAGGCTTCAGTAAAAAGTCCAGATGAGGACAATTCAGCCTCCCCCAAGACACACCTTGAGGAAACTGCAACATTGGAGGAAGACGATGAAAGCCCCCAAGAGCTGGCAGGTGAAGGTAATGACCAACCAAATCCAGCCAAGAAAGGACATGATTCTTCAGTCCCCCAGTCAGGCCTTGaagagaggacacagagggaCCAAGAGCCCTGTTCTGTGGAGAGGGGTGCAGTCTATTCCAGTCCACTGTATGAGTACCTGCAGGAGAAGATAACGCAGCAAACAGACATAACCCAAGAGGAGCATCAAAATCAAACTCAGACAGCCAGGGCATTGAGCCAGGGCATTGAACTCTGCCATGACCAGTCGAGTGCATCCCTCACCAGTGACAGCCAAGCATCACAGCAGTACACCAGGGAATTTCTGCCTGATGAGGATCCTACTGATGTACAGCAAACATCAGCTCCCCAGGCCTTGGAAGATAAGCAGGGCCACCCTCAGAGAGAGGAACCAGGATCACAAAGGGGTGAGAGCACCACAAAGCAATGA